The Shewanella japonica genome has a window encoding:
- a CDS encoding DUF6795 domain-containing protein → MKKFTVFAALVSCLLMLVVSSHSEGTVLGIFKKAVDVEVFPAVSGKITLNGKPVEGLKLRRGYLYINVMEDGVYDYTTTGSNGEFSFPEIVIQSTHPNGLFSTNIISQIIRVEDDRYEEYQDPYIWATKSRGIKHSPYFQERLASLNCELTEEEMVHHVINDSYEQGVVRYEIDSICRWPELEKIEVEKRKIHGKY, encoded by the coding sequence ATGAAAAAATTCACTGTATTTGCGGCATTAGTCAGCTGTTTACTGATGCTGGTTGTCAGCAGTCACTCGGAGGGAACTGTGTTGGGTATATTCAAAAAAGCAGTCGATGTTGAAGTTTTCCCAGCGGTATCAGGAAAAATAACACTTAACGGTAAGCCTGTAGAAGGTCTTAAATTACGTCGAGGCTACCTCTATATCAATGTCATGGAAGATGGTGTTTATGATTACACTACGACTGGCAGCAATGGTGAGTTTAGCTTTCCTGAGATTGTCATTCAGTCAACGCATCCAAATGGTTTATTTTCTACCAATATTATCTCTCAAATTATTCGTGTTGAAGACGATCGCTATGAGGAATATCAAGATCCTTATATATGGGCTACAAAATCCAGAGGGATAAAACACAGTCCCTATTTTCAAGAACGTCTGGCTTCGCTGAATTGTGAGCTTACAGAGGAAGAAATGGTTCATCATGTTATTAACGACAGCTACGAGCAAGGCGTCGTTAGATATGAAATTGACAGCATTTGTCGCTGGCCTGAACTAGAAAAAATTGAAGTAGAAAAACGTAAAATTCATGGTAAGTATTAA
- a CDS encoding alpha/beta hydrolase: protein MAFKLNKNNGSTSFIKVTTPLLVTVVLSFLSYSAAAVNIESKTGAAPEFSQKSLPAVSQGTLQRFDEKHIEFTLIKPRPIDVWLPEDYPAKAPYAVVYMHDGKVLFDATQSWNGTAWEVDETAANLNKNKDIKPFIVVGIHNAEQSRHSEYFPQKPFESLSEDTQTSLYQTQRNETEKLLAQAVYSDKYAEFIVTELKPYIDTHFKVATDKQNTFIMGSSMGGLISWYTALEYPNIFGGAACLSTHWPGSFATENNPIPQVFNQYLAKQIATKPQVKLYFDYGDQTLDAMYPPLQADVDKLFEAAEYDKELWQSHFFKGKAHTEDDWAERLAIPMTFLLNK, encoded by the coding sequence ATGGCTTTTAAGCTAAACAAGAATAATGGTTCTACGTCTTTTATTAAGGTGACGACGCCTCTGTTAGTGACTGTAGTGTTATCTTTTTTGTCATACAGCGCAGCGGCAGTCAATATTGAATCTAAGACTGGTGCAGCTCCTGAATTTTCACAAAAGTCATTACCTGCTGTCAGCCAAGGGACATTACAACGTTTTGATGAAAAACACATTGAATTTACCCTTATAAAACCACGCCCTATTGATGTGTGGTTACCTGAAGATTACCCTGCTAAGGCTCCTTATGCCGTGGTGTATATGCATGACGGCAAGGTGCTATTTGATGCCACTCAGTCGTGGAATGGTACAGCGTGGGAAGTGGATGAAACCGCTGCAAACCTTAATAAAAATAAAGATATTAAGCCTTTTATCGTGGTGGGTATTCATAATGCAGAGCAGTCTCGCCATAGCGAATATTTTCCGCAAAAGCCGTTTGAGTCGTTAAGTGAAGATACCCAAACAAGTTTGTATCAAACCCAGCGCAATGAAACTGAAAAGCTATTAGCGCAGGCGGTGTATTCTGATAAGTATGCTGAGTTTATCGTTACTGAGCTAAAACCCTATATCGATACTCACTTCAAGGTCGCAACAGATAAGCAAAATACCTTTATTATGGGCTCAAGTATGGGAGGGTTAATCTCTTGGTATACGGCGTTAGAGTACCCGAATATATTTGGCGGTGCCGCTTGTTTATCGACTCATTGGCCAGGCTCTTTTGCTACAGAAAATAACCCGATACCACAGGTGTTTAATCAGTATTTAGCTAAGCAAATTGCCACTAAACCTCAAGTGAAATTGTATTTTGATTATGGCGATCAAACCCTTGATGCTATGTATCCGCCACTTCAAGCTGATGTGGATAAACTGTTTGAGGCTGCTGAGTATGATAAAGAGCTATGGCAAAGCCACTTTTTTAAAGGTAAGGCTCATACTGAGGATGACTGGGCTGAGCGACTAGCAATTCCAATGACGTTTTTATTGAATAAATGA